One region of Parambassis ranga chromosome 21, fParRan2.1, whole genome shotgun sequence genomic DNA includes:
- the sgo2 gene encoding shugoshin 1 isoform X1, with product MFVIKTPLKESKRKSAAASKIKNKIINSSSFFKVSLKNNNKALAYALEAQRNRSRQLEMEVMSLQKQVGALSFELATRRYKHKKLLLVLNTLHSTTLQHCETMAELLSDGDFPKVSDDCGPSSGDDDRESPVAANPPHQVPLEPEVSNNLSCPIKNVTADLPEKNTSEDVVCLQSRHRKSTGVWNGNTASEKRRSSQCLQAVHTGPSCLSSTLRDEVERLSVRFSQSSFDVKSVLCLQSTQTRAPSLSEVQTPLTGSTMEPESQSDNNQEKTLVLNTTMEITQSDSMEIVAVETKAKKTGQCKPKSKKKKEQVCKSGEDVQRSFTSKLNESRDPMVPELQLPKTQCRDGTTSRIPKLGKNQNAPKDKSKPHDHTNSCDISVTPVLLDCFTDSQNKSVKCLNTAGEDTEEQPRSTVTCRRLKPKSTRRLSISRKTFVVFPSPESMSSPTKLEQDDKVQGESQESDKAHKHPDDILFYADEVEQPESEEVRKVRRKSKSKCRGTFVISVLRDSISSSTVSPEPNLMSHRGSVREADTVDETIIGPPSESYESYPHTETRSSWKRPRLTEESNSDDKCETLLLDQHTELHERKKSRKETRRSSKKKSVIQEGCDNLFNSKKKKKMKRSHSSREFRPENETFPSYSDDAVHQNLGDLLMDEVPPWHAINTSTTNLGAGSLSPCPQRETSDRVAEVEESAAVTAEAFPAGRVLTTVTNTVTTPDSQNKGRTRRRGVVVSYKEPSINSKIRRGDQFTDCMFLSSPVFKDKKKKKKLQKKTTSKLETSVLVD from the exons ATGTTCGTCATAAAGACTCCACTGAAAGAGTCCAAGCGGaaatctgctgctgcatcaAAGATCAAAAACAAGATCATCA ATAGCTCCTCCTTCTTCAAAGTATCactaaaaaacaataacaaagctTTAGCTTATGCTTTGGAGGCTCAGAGGAACAGAAGCCGGCAGCTGGAGATGGAGGTCATGTCTTTGCAGAAACAAGTGGGGGCTCTGTCTTTTGAACTGGCCACTAGAAGATACAAACACAAGAAACTA CTCCTGGTCTTAAATACCCTGCACAGTACcactctgcagcactgtgagacCATGGCAGAGCTGCTTTCTGACGGT gaTTTTCCCAAAGTCTCAGATGACTGCGGACCCTCATCTGGTGACGATGACAGAGAAAGTCCTGTAGCTGCAAA TCCTCCACATCAGGTACCACTGGAGCCAGAAGTCTCAAATAATTTGTCGTGTCCCATCAAAAACGTAACAGCGGACTTGCCTGAAAAAAACACCAGTGAGGATGTTGTCTGTTTacagagcagacacagaaaGTCCACTGGTGTTTGGAATG gTAACACAGCGAGTGAGAAAAGGCGTTCCAGCCAGTGTTTACAAGCTGTCCACACAGGACCCTCCTGTCTGTCCAGCACCCTGAGAGATGAAGTGGAGAGGCTGTCTGTGAGGTTTTCTCAGTCCAGTTTTGATGTgaagtctgtcctctgtcttcagAGCACTCAGACACGGGCACCCTCCCTGTCTGAGGTCCAGACCCCACTCACTGGCTCCACTATGGAACCAGAATCACAGTCTGATAACAACCAAGAGAAGACTTTGGTTCTGAACACAACAATGGAGATCACACAAAGTGATTCTATGGAGATAGTTGCTGtggaaaccaaagcaaaaaaaactggCCAGTGTAAGCCAAAAagcaagaagaaaaaggaacaagTGTGCAAGTCTGGTGAAGATGTGCAGAGGTCTTTTACATCTAAGCTGAATGAGAGTAGAGATCCGATGGTTCCTGAGCTTCAGTTGCCCAAAACACAGTGCAGGGATGGTACTACATCTCGCATTCCCAAACTGGGCAAAAATCAGAACGCTCCAAAGGACAAGTCCAAACCTCATGACCACACCAACTCCTGTGACATTTCTGTCACACCTGTCTTATTAGATTGTTTCACCGATTCACAAAACAAATCCGTAAAATGCTTAAATACAGCAGGGGAGGATACTGAAGAGCAACCTAGATCCACCGTCACATGCAGAAGGTTGAAACCTAAAAGCACAAGGCGGTTGTCAATTAGCAGAAAAACATTTGTCGTTTTTCCATCCCCTGAAAGCATGAGCAGTCCAACCAAACTGGAGCAGGATGACAAAGTACAAGGAGAATCTCAGGAAAGTGATAAAGCACACAAACATCCAGATGACATCCTGTTCTATGCAGATGAGGTGGAGCAGCCAGAGTCAGAGGAGGTCCGAAAAGTCAGAAGAAAATCTAAATCAAAATGCAGAGGGACATTTGTCATCTCTGTTCTCAGGGACAGCATTTCCTCAAGCACAGTGTCACCAGAACCGAACCTGATGTCTCACAGGGGATCAGTCAGGGAGGCGGACACTGTGGATGAAACCATCATTGGACCACCATCGGAGTCTTATGAGTCTtatccacacacagagacacggagCTCCTGGAAGCGTCCTCGGTTGACTGAGGAATCTAACAGCGATGACAAATGTGAAACACTTCTTCTGGACCAGCACACAGAGCTTCACGAGAGAAAGAAATCCAGAAAAGAAACAAGACGATCCAGCAAGAAGAAATCAGTGATACAAGAGGGGTGTGACAACCTTTTCAacagcaagaagaagaagaagatgaagcgCAGCCATAGCAGCAGAGAATTCAGGCCTGAGAACGAAACCTTCCCTTCTTACAGCGATGACGCTGTGCATCAGAACCTGGGAGACCTGCTCATGGACGAGGTGCCACCGTGGCACGCTATAAACACCAGCACCACCAATCTCGGGGCTGGCTCTTTATCTCCTTGTCCCCAAAGGGAGACATCTGACAGGGTGGCGGAAGTTGAGGAGTCGGCTGCTGTCACAGCTGAAGCTTTTCCAG CAGGAAGAGTCCTAACAACCGTCACTAACACTGTGACAACCCCGGATAGTCAAAACAAAGGGAGGACTAGGAGGCGTGGCGTCGTTGTCAGCTACAAGGAGCCGTCCATCAACAG CAAAATCAGACGAGGAGATCAGTTTACCGACTGCATGTTCCTGAGCTCTCCCGTCTTtaaggacaagaagaagaagaagaagctgcagaagaAGACTACCAGCAAGTTGGAGACTTCTGTTTTAGTGGActga
- the sgo2 gene encoding shugoshin 1 isoform X2 — MFVIKTPLKESKRKSAAASKIKNKIINSSSFFKVSLKNNNKALAYALEAQRNRSRQLEMEVMSLQKQVGALSFELATRRYKHKKLLLVLNTLHSTTLQHCETMAELLSDGDFPKVSDDCGPSSGDDDRESPVAANPPHQVPLEPEVSNNLSCPIKNVTADLPEKNTSEDVVCLQSRHRKSTGVWNGNTASEKRRSSQCLQAVHTGPSCLSSTLRDEVERLSVRFSQSSFDVKSVLCLQSTQTRAPSLSEVQTPLTGSTMEPESQSDNNQEKTLVLNTTMEITQSDSMEIVAVETKAKKTGQCKPKSKKKKEQVCKSGEDVQRSFTSKLNESRDPMVPELQLPKTQCRDGTTSRIPKLGKNQNAPKDKSKPHDHTNSCDISVTPVLLDCFTDSQNKSVKCLNTAGEDTEEQPRSTVTCRRLKPKSTRRLSISRKTFVVFPSPESMSSPTKLEQDDKVQGESQESDKAHKHPDDILFYADEVEQPESEEVRKVRRKSKSKCRGTFVISVLRDSISSSTVSPEPNLMSHRGSVREADTVDETIIGPPSESYESYPHTETRSSWKRPRLTEESNSDDKCETLLLDQHTELHERKKSRKETRRSSKKKSVIQEGCDNLFNSKKKKKMKRSHSSREFRPENETFPSYSDDAVHQNLGDLLMDEVPPWHAINTSTTNLGAGSLSPCPQRETSDRVAEVEESAAVTAEAFPGRVLTTVTNTVTTPDSQNKGRTRRRGVVVSYKEPSINSKIRRGDQFTDCMFLSSPVFKDKKKKKKLQKKTTSKLETSVLVD, encoded by the exons ATGTTCGTCATAAAGACTCCACTGAAAGAGTCCAAGCGGaaatctgctgctgcatcaAAGATCAAAAACAAGATCATCA ATAGCTCCTCCTTCTTCAAAGTATCactaaaaaacaataacaaagctTTAGCTTATGCTTTGGAGGCTCAGAGGAACAGAAGCCGGCAGCTGGAGATGGAGGTCATGTCTTTGCAGAAACAAGTGGGGGCTCTGTCTTTTGAACTGGCCACTAGAAGATACAAACACAAGAAACTA CTCCTGGTCTTAAATACCCTGCACAGTACcactctgcagcactgtgagacCATGGCAGAGCTGCTTTCTGACGGT gaTTTTCCCAAAGTCTCAGATGACTGCGGACCCTCATCTGGTGACGATGACAGAGAAAGTCCTGTAGCTGCAAA TCCTCCACATCAGGTACCACTGGAGCCAGAAGTCTCAAATAATTTGTCGTGTCCCATCAAAAACGTAACAGCGGACTTGCCTGAAAAAAACACCAGTGAGGATGTTGTCTGTTTacagagcagacacagaaaGTCCACTGGTGTTTGGAATG gTAACACAGCGAGTGAGAAAAGGCGTTCCAGCCAGTGTTTACAAGCTGTCCACACAGGACCCTCCTGTCTGTCCAGCACCCTGAGAGATGAAGTGGAGAGGCTGTCTGTGAGGTTTTCTCAGTCCAGTTTTGATGTgaagtctgtcctctgtcttcagAGCACTCAGACACGGGCACCCTCCCTGTCTGAGGTCCAGACCCCACTCACTGGCTCCACTATGGAACCAGAATCACAGTCTGATAACAACCAAGAGAAGACTTTGGTTCTGAACACAACAATGGAGATCACACAAAGTGATTCTATGGAGATAGTTGCTGtggaaaccaaagcaaaaaaaactggCCAGTGTAAGCCAAAAagcaagaagaaaaaggaacaagTGTGCAAGTCTGGTGAAGATGTGCAGAGGTCTTTTACATCTAAGCTGAATGAGAGTAGAGATCCGATGGTTCCTGAGCTTCAGTTGCCCAAAACACAGTGCAGGGATGGTACTACATCTCGCATTCCCAAACTGGGCAAAAATCAGAACGCTCCAAAGGACAAGTCCAAACCTCATGACCACACCAACTCCTGTGACATTTCTGTCACACCTGTCTTATTAGATTGTTTCACCGATTCACAAAACAAATCCGTAAAATGCTTAAATACAGCAGGGGAGGATACTGAAGAGCAACCTAGATCCACCGTCACATGCAGAAGGTTGAAACCTAAAAGCACAAGGCGGTTGTCAATTAGCAGAAAAACATTTGTCGTTTTTCCATCCCCTGAAAGCATGAGCAGTCCAACCAAACTGGAGCAGGATGACAAAGTACAAGGAGAATCTCAGGAAAGTGATAAAGCACACAAACATCCAGATGACATCCTGTTCTATGCAGATGAGGTGGAGCAGCCAGAGTCAGAGGAGGTCCGAAAAGTCAGAAGAAAATCTAAATCAAAATGCAGAGGGACATTTGTCATCTCTGTTCTCAGGGACAGCATTTCCTCAAGCACAGTGTCACCAGAACCGAACCTGATGTCTCACAGGGGATCAGTCAGGGAGGCGGACACTGTGGATGAAACCATCATTGGACCACCATCGGAGTCTTATGAGTCTtatccacacacagagacacggagCTCCTGGAAGCGTCCTCGGTTGACTGAGGAATCTAACAGCGATGACAAATGTGAAACACTTCTTCTGGACCAGCACACAGAGCTTCACGAGAGAAAGAAATCCAGAAAAGAAACAAGACGATCCAGCAAGAAGAAATCAGTGATACAAGAGGGGTGTGACAACCTTTTCAacagcaagaagaagaagaagatgaagcgCAGCCATAGCAGCAGAGAATTCAGGCCTGAGAACGAAACCTTCCCTTCTTACAGCGATGACGCTGTGCATCAGAACCTGGGAGACCTGCTCATGGACGAGGTGCCACCGTGGCACGCTATAAACACCAGCACCACCAATCTCGGGGCTGGCTCTTTATCTCCTTGTCCCCAAAGGGAGACATCTGACAGGGTGGCGGAAGTTGAGGAGTCGGCTGCTGTCACAGCTGAAGCTTTTCCAG GAAGAGTCCTAACAACCGTCACTAACACTGTGACAACCCCGGATAGTCAAAACAAAGGGAGGACTAGGAGGCGTGGCGTCGTTGTCAGCTACAAGGAGCCGTCCATCAACAG CAAAATCAGACGAGGAGATCAGTTTACCGACTGCATGTTCCTGAGCTCTCCCGTCTTtaaggacaagaagaagaagaagaagctgcagaagaAGACTACCAGCAAGTTGGAGACTTCTGTTTTAGTGGActga